CCGATGCATCGACGTCTGCGAGCGCAGCGCCTGCCGCCGGCGCATCCACGACTGCGACGCCCGCGACGCCTGCGACACCCGCGACGCCTTCGGGCGCAGCCTGAAAGCGCACACGTCACGCACGGCGCGAGCTTCGCGCCGGCTGCGCAATCCGTCCCGTACCGCCTGTCAGAGCGCGCGCCCTGAGCGCGCGCGGATCGCGGCCAACCCGACGCCCGTCACCCTAGCGACAACAACGTGACCACGAAAAAGACTACGCTGAAAACCGTGTTCCTCACCGGCCTGCTGGTGCTGGTGCCGCTCGCCATCACGCTGTGGGTGCTCGGCCTCGTGATCGGAACCATGGATCAGACGCTGCTCCTTTTGCCGGCCGCGTGGCAGCCGGAGCGTGTCTTCGGGTTCCATCTGCCGGGACTGGGGGCGCTGCTCACGCTCGCTTTCATCTTCGTCGTCGGCCTCTTTACGCAGAACTTCGTCGGGCAGAAACTCGTCGGCTGGTGGGACGCCATTCTTCGCCACATTCCGGTCGTCGGCCCGCTCTACACGAGCGTGAAACAGGTTTCGGACACGCTGCTCTCGTCGAGCGGCAATGCATTTCGCAAGGCGCTGCTGGTCGAATATCCGCGCAAGGGCTCGTACACCATCGGGTTTCTGACCGGCATTCCCGGCGGCGACGTGTTGAATCATCTGAAGGAAGATCACGTGAGCGTCTACGTGCCGACCACGCCGAACCCCACGTCCGGCTTCTTCCTGATGATGCCGAAAAGCGAGGTCGTCGAACTGGATATGACCGTCGACGCCGCACTGAAGTACATCGTCTCGATGGGCGTGGTCGCCCCCGCGCCGAGCGCGCCGCTGTCGGTCGCGCCCGCCCGCCGCCCCACCGAGCCGCCGATGTAATGCCGGCGCGCGTGCCGCGAATCGAGCCGACGAAGAGCGCGATCCGCACGCGAGCCGTTCATCAACGAACAACGAAAGACACAACATCATGTCGATGCGATCTGAATACTGCGGTCTGGTGACCGAAGCCCTGCTGGGCCAAACCGTCTCGCTGTGCGGCTGGGTGCATCGCCGCCGCGACCACGGGGGCGTTATCTTCATCGACTTGCGCGATCGCGAAGGGCTCGTCCAGGTCGTCTGCGATCCGGATCGCGCCGAGATGTTCAAGGTGGCCGAAGGCGTGCGCAACGAGTTCTGCGTGCAGGTGAAGGGCGTCGTGCGCAATCGTCCGGAAGGCACGGTCAACGCCAATCTGACGAGCGGCAAGATCGAAGTGCTGTGCCATGAACTAAACGTGCTGAACGCGTCGGTGACGCCGCCGTTCCAGCTCGACGACGACAACCTGTCCGAGACCACGCGTCTCACGCATCGCGTGCTGGATCTGCGCCGTCCGCAGATGCAGAAGAACCTGCGCCTGCGCTATCGCGTGGCGATCGAAGTGCGCAAGTATCTAGACGCGCAAGGCTTCATCGACATCGAAACGCCGATGCTGACCAAGAGCACGCCGGAAGGCGCCCGCGACTATCTCGTGCCGTCGCGCGTGAACGCGGGACAGTTCTTCGCACTGCCGCAATCGCCGCAATTGTTCAAGCAATTGCTGATGGTCGCGAACTTCGACCGCTACTACCAGATCACCAAGTGCTTCCGCGACGAGGACCTGCGCGCGGACCGTCAGCCGGAATTCACGCAGATCGACTGCGAAACGTCGTTCCTGAACGAGCAGGAAATCCGCGATCTGTTCGAAAACATGATCCGCCACGTCTTCAAGGAGACGATGGACGTCGCGCTGCCGGAGAAATTCCCGGTCATGCTGTACTCGGAAGCAATGCGCCGTTTCGGCTCTGACAAGCCCGACCTGCGTGTGAAGCTCGAATTCGCCGATCTGACCGACGCGGTCAGGGACGTCGATTTCAAGGTGTTCAGCATGCCGGCCAATTCGAAGGACGGCCGCGTCGCCGCGTTGCGCGTGCCGAAGGGCGGCGAGCTGTCGCGTGGTGACATCGACGGTTACACGGAATTCGTGCGTATCTACGGCGCGAAGGGCCTCGCGTGGATCAAGGTCAACGACAAGACCAAGGGCCGCGACGGTCTGCAAAGCCCGATCGTCAAGAATCTGCATGACGCGGCGCTCGCCGCCATCATGGAGCGCACGGGCGCGGAAGACGGCGACATCATCTTCTTCGCGGCGGATCGCACGAAGGTCGTGAACGACAGCCTGGGCGCGCTGCGCCTGAAAATCGGCCATTCGGAATTCGGCAAGGCGAACGGCCTGCTCGAGTCCGGCTGGAAGCCGCTGTGGGTGATCGACTTCCCGATGTTCGAATACGACGAGGAAGAAAACCGCTACGTGGCCGCGCACCATCCGTTCACGAGCCCGAAGGACGAGCACCTCGAATACCTCGAAACCGATCCGGGCCGCTGTCTCGCGAAGGCGTACGACATGGTGCTGAACGGCTGGGAAATCGGCGGCGGTTCGGTGCGTATCTTCCAGGAGGACGTGCAGAGCAAGGTGTTCCGCGCGCTGAAGATCGGCGCGGAAGAAGCGCGTCTGAAGTTCGGCTTCCTGCTCGACGCGCTGCAATACGGCGCGCCGCCGCACGGCGGTATCGCGTTCGGTCTGGACCGCATCGTGACGCTGATGTCCGGCGCCGATTCGATCCGCGACGTGATCGCGTTCCCGAAGACGCAGCGCGCGCAGGACCTGCTCACGCAAGCGCCGAGCGAAGTCGACGAGCGCCAGCTGCGCGAGTTGCACATCCGTCTGCGGCAACCCGAACAAAAGACGCAATAAGCATTGTTAATGTTGTGACGAAAAAGGCGCCGAGTGCGCCTTTTTCGTTTTTTGCGCTACAGTCGTTGCCGGATACGAGACAACGCGCAAGTTCACATGGTCATGCAGAAGCCACCGAAAATCCCCGAATCCGTGCTGGTCGTGATTCACACGCCCGACCTCGACGTGCTCATCATCGAGCGGGCGGATCATCCGGGCTTCTGGCAATCGGTGACGGGCTCGAAAGACCGCATCGACGAGCCGCTCGAAGAAACCGCCGCGCGCGAAGTGCAGGAAGAAACGGGCATCATCGTCGGCAGTCCGCTGGTGCCGCAGAATGCGCTGCTGAACTGGCATCACAGCATTCAGTACGACATCTATCCGCAATGGCGGCACCGTTACGCTGAAGGCATCACGCGCAACACCGAACACCAGTTCAGTCTCTGCGTGCCGCATTGTCTGGAAGTGACGCTCGCGCCGCGCGAACACACCTCGCATCTGTGGCTGCCGTTGCGCGAAGCCGCCGACCGCTGCTTCTCGTGGTCCAACCGCGAAGCCATTCTTCAATTGCCCGAGCGCCTCGCGGCGCATAGCCGATGATCGGTGTGCGGCCGCGGCGCAGCTTCAAGCGACTGCGCCAGGCGCTCTTCTCCGGGCGACGTCCGCCGCGCTTCTGCTTCACCGCGGGCAACCAGGTCCGCATTTTCAAGAGCGGCGCGCAGTTCTTTCCCGCGCTGATTGAGCGGATCGACGGCGCGCAGAACACGGTTTCGCTCGAAACCTACATCTTCGCGAACGACGACGCCGGCCGCGCCGTCTCCGACGCGCTCTTGCGGGCCGCGGCGCGCGGCGTCACGGTGCGCGTGATCACGGACGGCATCGGCACCGACGGCAATCTGCCGATGTTCGAGCAGTGGAAAGCGGGCGGCGTCGAGCATCGAATCTACAATCCGCATTTGCTGTTCGGGCCGCTCGGCTTTTCGCGCACGCATCGCAAGCTCGCGCTGATCGACAACACGTACGCGTTTTGCGGCGGCATCAATATCGTCGATGACTACGACCAGAACGGCACGCGCTTGCCAGAGCCGCGCTGGGACTTCGCGATGGAGGCGCAGGGGCCGGTGGTCAAGGACGTGCGCGATGCGTTCGACCTTCAATGGGAGCGCATACGGCTCGGCGTTAAGCCGCGTGAGCCGCGTTCGTCGTCCTGCGAGCCGCAGCCGGACCATAACCGCCGGACTTCCCGACGCGCGATGCGCGCCCGGCGCCGCGCGCAGCTCGGCGAAATCCACGCGGTCGACCAACCGTGCGTCGCATTCGTGGCGCGCGACAATCTGCTGAATCGCCGGGCCATCGAAAAGGCGTATCTGCGCGCGATCGCCCATGCGGAGCGCGAAGTGTTGCTCGCCAATCCGTACTTCATGCCGGGCCGCAAGCTGCGGCGCGCGCTCGTGCTCGCGGCGCGGCGCGGGGTGCGCGTGTCACTCGTGATCGGGCGCAAGGAGTTCGTCGCCCTCGACTACGCCACGCCGTTCCTCTACGGCAATCTGCTGAAGAATGGCGTGCGCATCGCCGAATACGAGAAGACGATCCTGCACGGCAAAGTCGCGGTCGTGGACGCCGACTGGGCGACCATCGGCTCGTCCAATCTCGACGCGCTTTCTCTCGTGCTGAACAACGAAGCCAACATGGTGCTCGTGAACCACGCGGAAATCGCGGGCTTGCACGACGCCATTCTCGAGGCGTTCGACGAAGGCGGTCGAATCGACGAAAAACACTACGCGTCGCGACCGTTAAGCGAGCGAATCCTGAGTTGGCTCGCGTACAACACCTACCGCATGACGATGAAACTCATCACCATCGGGCAGTACGATTGACGGCCCAATTACTGCTGCTTCGCTAAGATAGCTGCCGAACGTCAATGTGCTCCCATCAAATGGGAAGTCGGGCAGTCACTTAGATGCAGTCCGCGCATAAAAAAGGACAATAGGGCGGGCAAAAATAGGACTTATCCTATTGATTGCTGCGGCAGTTAGACACCGCTTTCTAAAATTTTGCTTGTTTCAGCAGCGATCGGCCACAATAATAGAACGGCCGTTCGTTTTCAATGGGGTCACGAGAGGACGGTGGGATCATGCGAAAAGGCGAACAGACGCGGGCCGCGATTCTCGACGCAGCGTTGGATCTGGCGAGCAGGGACGGACTGGAAGGACTCACCATCGGTCTTCTGGCCGAGCGGATGCAGATGAGCAAGAGCGGAGTGTTCGCGCACTTCGGATCGCGCGAAGATCTGCAAGTGGAAGTGGTGCGCGAGTACCACCGCCGGTTCGAAGACGAAGTGTTCTTCCCGAGCTTGCGCGAACCGCGCGGCCTGCCGCGACTGCGCGCGATGATGAGCCGCTGGATGGAAAAGCGCATCGAGGAAGTCACCACCGGCTGCATCTATATTAGCGGCGCGGTGGAGTACGACGATCGCGCGGCCAGCGCGGTGCGCGAGCAACTGGTTCACAGTGTCACGACGTGGCGCGAGGCGCTGTTGCGGGCCATTCGCCAGTCGAAGGAAGAAGGGCATCTGAAGCCGGAGACGGACCCGAAGCTGATGCTCTTCGAGTTGTACAGCTTCACGCTCGGCCTGCATCACGACGCGCGTTTTCTGCATTTGCCGGAAGCGGTGCAACTGACGCGGGACGCGCTGGAAAAGACGATCGTTTCATATCAGACGTCGCATTCGTCTGCCGATGGCGGCGGCCGCGAAACCAGCGAGCCGGCCGCCCACGCAGCCACGAGCGCGGCGACGAATCTAACTTCGCATCAAACGGACAGCCGTTAGCGGCGCCGATCGAATCGTCCCAAGGGTTCGGCGGCGCACGACGCAAGCTTCTAGAAACTGGAGAGACTCATGGGACAGTACGCCGCCCCCTTGCGCGACATGCAGTTCGTGCTGCACGAACTGCTGAACGTGGAAGCCGAACTGAAGCGCATGCCGAAGCATGCCGACCTGGACGCGGACACCATTAACCAGGTGCTCGAAGAAGCCGGCAAGTTCTGCTCCGAAGTCGTGTTTCCGCTGAACCAGAGCGGCGACCGCGAAGGTTGCACTTACGAGGGCGACGGCATCGTTACGACGCCGTCGGGGTTCAAAGAGGCGTATCGCCAGTACGTCGAGGCGGGCTGGCCCGCGCTCGGCTGCGATCCCGAATATGGCGGCCAGGGGCTGCCCGCGTTCGTCAACAACGCGCTCTACGAAATGCTCAACTCGGCGAATCAGGCCTGGACCATGTATCCGGGCCTCTCGCACGGCGCGTACGAATGCCTGCACGCGCACGGCACGCCGGAGCAGAAATCGACGTATCTCGCGAAACTCGTCTCCGGCGAGTGGACCGGCACCATGTGCCTGACCGAATCGCATTGCGGCACCGACCTCGGCATCCTGCGCACGAAAGCCGAGCCGAATTCCGACGGTTCGTACGCGCTCACCGGCACGAAGATCTTCATTTCGAGCGGCGAACACGACATGGCCGAGAACATCGTCCATCTGGTGCTCGCGCGGCTGCCCGGCGCGCCGGCCGGCACGAAGGGCATTTCGCTCTTCATCGTGCCGAAGTTCATTCCGGACGCGAGCGGTGCGCCGGGCGAACGCAACGGCATCAAGTGCGGCTCGATCGAGCACAAGATGGGCATTCACGGCAACGCGACCTGCGTGATGAACCTGGACGGCGCGAAGGGCTGGCTCGTCGGCGAAGCAAACAAGGGCTTGAACGCCATGTTCGTGATGATGAACGCGGCGCGTCTGGGCGTCGGCATGCAGGGTTTGGGGCTGACGGAAGTCGCGTATCAAAACTCGCTCGTCTATGCGAAAGAGCGCCTGCAAATGCGCTCGCTCACCGGCCCGAAAGCGCCCGAGAAGCCCGCTGATCCGATCATCGTGCATCCGGATGTGCGCCGCATGCTGCTCACGCAGAAGGCGTACGCCGAAGCGGGCCGCGCGTTCACGTACTGGGCCGCGCTCAACATCGACAAGGAACTCTCGCACGAAGACGAAGCCGCGCGCCGCGAAGCCGCCGATTTCGTCGCGCTGCTCACGCCGGTCATCAAGGCGTTCCTGACCGACAACGCGTTCGAAGGCACGAACCTCGCCATGCAGATCTACGGCGGCCACGGCTTCATCTCCGAGTGGGGCATGGAGCAGTACGTGCGCGACGCGCGCATCAACATGATCTACGAAGGCACGAACTCCATTCAGGCGCTCGACCTGCTCGGCCGCAAGATTCTCGGCGACATGGGCGCGAAGCTGAAGCGTTTCGGCAAGCTCGTGACGGATTTCGTCGAAGAGGAAGGCGTGAAGCCGGAGATGCAGGAGTTCATCAACCCGCTCGCGGATATCGGCGAGAAGGTGCAGAAGCTCACGATGGAAATCGGCATGAAGGCGATGCAGAACCCCGACGAAGTGGGCGCCGCAGCCGTTCCGTATCTGCGCACGGTCGGGCATCTGGTGTTCTCGTACTTCTGGGCGCGCATGGCGCGCGTCGCGCTCGACAACGCCGCATCAGGCGATGCGTTCTACAAGGCCAAGCTCGCCACCGCGCGTTTCTACTTCGCGAAGCTCCTGCCCGAAACGGCTTCGACCATCCGCGCCGCGCGCGCGGGCGCCAAGCCGATGATGGACTACGACGAAGCCTTATTCTAAGTACGAGCGCAACGCGACGGTTCGACTCTCCGAACCGCGACATCCCCAATCAAACGCCTGGCGGCGCAATCGACTTGACTGCGCCGCGGGCAGACAAGCACCACTCATACGGAGGCTTTCCCGTGAGCACCCTGAACATCCGCAAAGTCGCCGTGCTCGGCGCAGGCGTGATGGGCGCGCAGATCGCCGCGCATCTCATCAACGCGCGCGTGCCCGTGCTGCTTTTCGATCTTCCCGCGAAGGAAGG
The Caballeronia sp. M1242 DNA segment above includes these coding regions:
- a CDS encoding DUF502 domain-containing protein — encoded protein: MTTKKTTLKTVFLTGLLVLVPLAITLWVLGLVIGTMDQTLLLLPAAWQPERVFGFHLPGLGALLTLAFIFVVGLFTQNFVGQKLVGWWDAILRHIPVVGPLYTSVKQVSDTLLSSSGNAFRKALLVEYPRKGSYTIGFLTGIPGGDVLNHLKEDHVSVYVPTTPNPTSGFFLMMPKSEVVELDMTVDAALKYIVSMGVVAPAPSAPLSVAPARRPTEPPM
- the aspS gene encoding aspartate--tRNA ligase, whose translation is MSMRSEYCGLVTEALLGQTVSLCGWVHRRRDHGGVIFIDLRDREGLVQVVCDPDRAEMFKVAEGVRNEFCVQVKGVVRNRPEGTVNANLTSGKIEVLCHELNVLNASVTPPFQLDDDNLSETTRLTHRVLDLRRPQMQKNLRLRYRVAIEVRKYLDAQGFIDIETPMLTKSTPEGARDYLVPSRVNAGQFFALPQSPQLFKQLLMVANFDRYYQITKCFRDEDLRADRQPEFTQIDCETSFLNEQEIRDLFENMIRHVFKETMDVALPEKFPVMLYSEAMRRFGSDKPDLRVKLEFADLTDAVRDVDFKVFSMPANSKDGRVAALRVPKGGELSRGDIDGYTEFVRIYGAKGLAWIKVNDKTKGRDGLQSPIVKNLHDAALAAIMERTGAEDGDIIFFAADRTKVVNDSLGALRLKIGHSEFGKANGLLESGWKPLWVIDFPMFEYDEEENRYVAAHHPFTSPKDEHLEYLETDPGRCLAKAYDMVLNGWEIGGGSVRIFQEDVQSKVFRALKIGAEEARLKFGFLLDALQYGAPPHGGIAFGLDRIVTLMSGADSIRDVIAFPKTQRAQDLLTQAPSEVDERQLRELHIRLRQPEQKTQ
- the nudB gene encoding dihydroneopterin triphosphate diphosphatase; translation: MQKPPKIPESVLVVIHTPDLDVLIIERADHPGFWQSVTGSKDRIDEPLEETAAREVQEETGIIVGSPLVPQNALLNWHHSIQYDIYPQWRHRYAEGITRNTEHQFSLCVPHCLEVTLAPREHTSHLWLPLREAADRCFSWSNREAILQLPERLAAHSR
- a CDS encoding phosphatidylserine/phosphatidylglycerophosphate/cardiolipin synthase family protein, whose amino-acid sequence is MGVRPRRSFKRLRQALFSGRRPPRFCFTAGNQVRIFKSGAQFFPALIERIDGAQNTVSLETYIFANDDAGRAVSDALLRAAARGVTVRVITDGIGTDGNLPMFEQWKAGGVEHRIYNPHLLFGPLGFSRTHRKLALIDNTYAFCGGINIVDDYDQNGTRLPEPRWDFAMEAQGPVVKDVRDAFDLQWERIRLGVKPREPRSSSCEPQPDHNRRTSRRAMRARRRAQLGEIHAVDQPCVAFVARDNLLNRRAIEKAYLRAIAHAEREVLLANPYFMPGRKLRRALVLAARRGVRVSLVIGRKEFVALDYATPFLYGNLLKNGVRIAEYEKTILHGKVAVVDADWATIGSSNLDALSLVLNNEANMVLVNHAEIAGLHDAILEAFDEGGRIDEKHYASRPLSERILSWLAYNTYRMTMKLITIGQYD
- a CDS encoding TetR/AcrR family transcriptional regulator; this translates as MRKGEQTRAAILDAALDLASRDGLEGLTIGLLAERMQMSKSGVFAHFGSREDLQVEVVREYHRRFEDEVFFPSLREPRGLPRLRAMMSRWMEKRIEEVTTGCIYISGAVEYDDRAASAVREQLVHSVTTWREALLRAIRQSKEEGHLKPETDPKLMLFELYSFTLGLHHDARFLHLPEAVQLTRDALEKTIVSYQTSHSSADGGGRETSEPAAHAATSAATNLTSHQTDSR
- a CDS encoding acyl-CoA dehydrogenase C-terminal domain-containing protein, which translates into the protein MGQYAAPLRDMQFVLHELLNVEAELKRMPKHADLDADTINQVLEEAGKFCSEVVFPLNQSGDREGCTYEGDGIVTTPSGFKEAYRQYVEAGWPALGCDPEYGGQGLPAFVNNALYEMLNSANQAWTMYPGLSHGAYECLHAHGTPEQKSTYLAKLVSGEWTGTMCLTESHCGTDLGILRTKAEPNSDGSYALTGTKIFISSGEHDMAENIVHLVLARLPGAPAGTKGISLFIVPKFIPDASGAPGERNGIKCGSIEHKMGIHGNATCVMNLDGAKGWLVGEANKGLNAMFVMMNAARLGVGMQGLGLTEVAYQNSLVYAKERLQMRSLTGPKAPEKPADPIIVHPDVRRMLLTQKAYAEAGRAFTYWAALNIDKELSHEDEAARREAADFVALLTPVIKAFLTDNAFEGTNLAMQIYGGHGFISEWGMEQYVRDARINMIYEGTNSIQALDLLGRKILGDMGAKLKRFGKLVTDFVEEEGVKPEMQEFINPLADIGEKVQKLTMEIGMKAMQNPDEVGAAAVPYLRTVGHLVFSYFWARMARVALDNAASGDAFYKAKLATARFYFAKLLPETASTIRAARAGAKPMMDYDEALF